From Chryseobacterium sp. H1D6B, a single genomic window includes:
- a CDS encoding GH92 family glycosyl hydrolase, translated as MKKYFSLLTLLIIHLTYAQNYSQYVNPFIGTGGHGHTFPGAIVPFGMVQLSPDTRIDGSWDGCSGYHYSDSVIYGFSHTHLNGTGVSDYGDIMLMPTMGNPSLNNKDYSSKFSHKNEKASAGFYSVKLDKNNIDVRLTTTKRVGYHEYTFNTAGNANIILDLNHRDKLLEGEIRIIDDKTIEVFRRSEAWAVNQYIYARIEFSKPMKISKKEVNGKQENNLYTGTKLALAFSASVKKGEKINVKVAISPTTFDGAGKNMLAEGGSNDFETIKKQAENDWNKELSKIEVKSDDKNKLTVFYTALYHVFTQPNTAMDVDGKYRGRDNKFYTAKGFDYYSVFSLWDTFRGTHPLMTLIDSKRTSDFINTFIKQYEQGGKLPVWELASNETECMIGYHAVSVIADAMAKGITGFDYEKAFEASKHSAMLDIFGLNAYKQNNYISIDDEHESVSKTLEYAYDDWCIAQMAKILDKKEDYQYFMKRSQNWKNLYNPKNGFMQARKNGGWYEPFDPREVNNNYTEGNSWHYSYFVPQDIPGLIQAHGGKQQFEQFIDGIFSASAETTGREQVDITGLIGQYAQGNEPSHHIAYLYNFVDKPQKTEEKIKYILDNFYKNTPDGLIGNEDCGQMSAWYVLSSMGIYSVIPGKPEWETVTPYFDEIKIHLEDGTSKIITKNTSKAELRKLGFENVKSAKEFKYDEQTASPVIAADRLFDFSTKVEITPLNPNDKIYYMTMDEGDANVRKTFKAYKEPFTINKTTQVSTYAERKGEKSSVTTASFNRRPNHWDITINAAANPQYTAGGKFALIDGINGAVNWRKGEWQGYQGQTFEAVIDFKSPQQMTKLSSTYLQDSRAWILMPKKVEYYASMNGKDFILLKTVDNTVDPKDETVQIKEFASDILPTEARYLKVKAYHFGILPEWHQGAGGQSYIFIDEISMK; from the coding sequence ATGAAAAAATACTTTTCTCTGCTCACCTTACTCATCATTCATCTTACATATGCACAAAACTATTCTCAGTATGTAAATCCTTTTATAGGAACTGGAGGGCATGGACACACGTTTCCTGGAGCTATTGTTCCTTTCGGAATGGTACAGCTTTCCCCGGACACCAGAATTGACGGGAGCTGGGACGGATGCAGCGGTTATCATTATTCAGACTCTGTTATTTATGGCTTTTCCCATACTCATCTTAACGGAACGGGTGTTTCTGATTACGGCGATATTATGCTGATGCCTACCATGGGAAATCCTAGTTTAAACAACAAAGACTATTCTTCAAAATTCTCGCATAAAAATGAAAAAGCTTCGGCAGGATTTTATTCAGTTAAATTAGATAAAAACAATATTGACGTTCGTTTAACAACGACTAAAAGAGTAGGTTATCATGAATACACTTTCAATACTGCTGGAAATGCCAATATTATTTTAGATTTAAATCACAGAGACAAATTACTGGAGGGTGAAATCAGAATAATTGACGATAAGACCATTGAAGTTTTTAGAAGAAGTGAAGCCTGGGCGGTCAATCAATACATCTACGCAAGAATCGAGTTTTCAAAACCTATGAAAATTTCGAAAAAAGAAGTGAATGGAAAACAGGAAAATAATCTGTATACAGGAACAAAATTAGCGCTGGCTTTTTCCGCTTCTGTAAAAAAGGGCGAAAAGATCAATGTTAAAGTAGCTATTTCTCCAACTACCTTTGACGGGGCAGGAAAAAACATGCTGGCAGAAGGCGGATCTAATGATTTTGAAACCATAAAAAAACAAGCTGAAAACGACTGGAACAAAGAACTTTCTAAAATCGAAGTTAAATCCGATGATAAAAACAAACTGACAGTTTTTTATACCGCTTTATACCATGTTTTCACGCAGCCGAATACGGCTATGGATGTTGACGGGAAATACAGAGGAAGAGATAATAAATTCTACACAGCCAAAGGATTTGATTATTATTCAGTTTTCTCGCTTTGGGATACTTTCAGGGGAACACATCCTTTAATGACTTTAATCGACAGTAAAAGAACATCAGATTTCATCAATACATTTATCAAACAGTATGAGCAGGGCGGAAAACTTCCTGTCTGGGAATTGGCATCCAATGAAACCGAATGTATGATCGGATACCACGCTGTTTCTGTAATTGCAGATGCTATGGCAAAAGGAATTACCGGTTTTGATTATGAAAAGGCTTTTGAAGCTTCTAAACATTCTGCAATGCTGGATATTTTCGGATTAAATGCCTACAAACAGAATAATTATATAAGTATTGACGACGAGCACGAAAGTGTTTCAAAAACGTTGGAATACGCCTATGACGACTGGTGCATTGCACAGATGGCTAAAATTTTAGACAAGAAAGAAGATTATCAGTATTTCATGAAGCGCTCTCAAAACTGGAAAAATCTTTACAATCCGAAGAACGGGTTTATGCAGGCCAGAAAGAACGGCGGCTGGTATGAACCTTTTGATCCAAGAGAAGTTAATAATAATTATACAGAAGGTAACTCTTGGCATTATTCTTATTTTGTACCTCAGGACATTCCAGGGCTGATCCAGGCTCACGGGGGCAAGCAGCAATTTGAACAGTTCATTGACGGAATATTCTCCGCATCTGCTGAAACTACCGGCAGAGAACAGGTGGATATTACTGGTTTAATCGGGCAGTATGCACAAGGAAATGAACCGAGCCACCATATTGCTTATTTGTATAATTTCGTAGACAAGCCTCAAAAAACAGAAGAGAAAATCAAATATATTCTTGACAATTTTTATAAAAACACTCCGGACGGCTTGATCGGAAATGAAGACTGCGGGCAGATGAGCGCATGGTATGTTTTAAGTTCGATGGGAATTTATTCTGTAATCCCGGGAAAACCTGAATGGGAAACGGTAACCCCTTATTTTGATGAAATAAAAATTCATTTAGAAGACGGAACATCGAAAATCATCACTAAAAATACAAGCAAGGCTGAGCTTAGAAAATTGGGATTCGAAAATGTAAAATCTGCAAAAGAGTTTAAATATGATGAACAGACTGCTTCTCCAGTGATTGCGGCCGACAGACTTTTTGACTTCTCTACTAAAGTTGAGATCACTCCATTAAATCCAAATGACAAAATCTATTACATGACAATGGACGAAGGAGATGCGAACGTAAGAAAAACTTTCAAAGCATATAAAGAGCCGTTTACCATTAATAAAACGACCCAGGTTTCGACTTATGCTGAAAGAAAAGGTGAAAAAAGCTCTGTTACGACAGCCAGCTTCAACAGAAGACCTAATCATTGGGATATCACTATTAATGCAGCCGCTAATCCTCAATACACAGCGGGTGGAAAATTTGCGCTTATTGACGGGATCAACGGAGCCGTAAACTGGAGAAAAGGAGAATGGCAGGGATATCAGGGACAGACTTTTGAAGCCGTTATTGATTTTAAATCTCCACAGCAGATGACAAAATTATCTTCAACTTATCTTCAGGACAGCAGAGCATGGATCTTGATGCCTAAAAAAGTAGAATATTATGCATCTATGAATGGAAAAGATTTCATTCTTCTAAAAACAGTTGACAACACAGTGGATCCAAAAGATGAGACCGTGCAGATCAAAGAATTTGCATCGGATATCCTTCCGACTGAAGCCCGTTACCTGAAAGTAAAAGCCTATCATTTCGGTATTCTTCCAGAATGGCATCAGGGAGCAGGAGGCCAGTCTTATATCTTTATTGATGAGATCTCTATGAAATAA
- a CDS encoding phytanoyl-CoA dioxygenase family protein, which translates to MKQDFLQSQKEYILENGFAVINSIFSVNEIEKIAHVIRNIDTSKENFSKSEDLFAIRQFLKEIPEINELIFNENIKTIIREIFGVRYVAVKSIYFDKPEKSNWYVAYHQDLTISVDKKLEMAGFGPWTTKQNQFAVQPPLSILENIYTIRIHLDDTDENNGALKVVPKSHAKGIYRPETIDWTVETEEICNVEKGGIMIMKPLILHGSNRTTNGKKRRVIHIEFSDMELPQELKWSERLN; encoded by the coding sequence ATGAAACAGGATTTTTTGCAGAGCCAGAAAGAATATATTCTTGAAAATGGTTTTGCAGTAATAAATAGTATTTTTTCTGTTAATGAAATTGAAAAGATTGCTCATGTTATTCGGAATATAGACACTTCAAAAGAAAATTTCAGTAAATCTGAAGATTTATTTGCCATCAGACAGTTTTTAAAAGAGATTCCTGAGATCAATGAACTGATTTTTAATGAAAATATTAAAACTATTATCAGGGAAATTTTCGGAGTAAGATATGTTGCGGTAAAAAGCATTTATTTTGATAAACCTGAAAAATCAAATTGGTACGTTGCTTATCATCAGGATTTGACAATTTCGGTTGATAAAAAGCTGGAGATGGCTGGTTTCGGACCTTGGACAACTAAACAGAATCAGTTTGCAGTACAGCCTCCATTATCCATTTTAGAAAATATCTATACCATAAGAATTCATCTTGATGACACCGATGAAAATAATGGGGCTTTAAAAGTAGTTCCAAAATCCCATGCTAAAGGAATTTACAGACCAGAAACGATCGACTGGACCGTTGAGACTGAAGAGATCTGTAATGTGGAGAAAGGAGGAATTATGATCATGAAACCATTAATACTTCATGGATCAAACAGAACAACTAACGGAAAAAAAAGAAGAGTCATCCACATAGAATTCTCTGACATGGAACTTCCACAGGAATTGAAGTGGTCTGAAAGATTGAACTAA
- a CDS encoding cation:dicarboxylase symporter family transporter produces the protein MKGQNKLFVAIIIALVIGVGIGGFVHMQYPESAAPFSQNIKLLGTIFIRLVQMIIAPLVFTTLVVGIAKMSDIKMIGRVGTKAMLWFISASLISLFIGLMLVNWLEPGHVTKLPIQDAASAEDLLKSSKGFSLEDFVKHVIPKSLFEAFATNEVLQIVVFSIMFGIALANLGEEYSKPVVKLFDIVAHAILKMVGYIMWFAPLGVLGAIAAVVATNGFEIFKVYAVYLRDFFFALAVLWLVLLLAGYLILGNRLFELLKRIKAPLLIAFSTTSSEAVFPKLVEELEKFGCNSRVVSFILPLGYSFNLDGSMMYMTFASIFIAQIYGVEMTLGQQITMLLVLMLTSKGIAGVPRASLVIIVATCSMFGIPPEGIALILPIDHFCDMGRSMTNVLGNALATSAVSKWEGQLENHPQEV, from the coding sequence ATGAAAGGACAGAATAAACTTTTTGTAGCAATTATTATAGCACTGGTAATAGGAGTGGGAATTGGAGGCTTTGTACATATGCAGTATCCTGAAAGTGCAGCACCTTTTTCCCAAAATATAAAGCTGCTGGGGACCATCTTCATCAGACTGGTACAGATGATCATTGCACCGCTGGTATTTACGACTCTTGTAGTTGGAATTGCTAAAATGAGTGATATTAAAATGATTGGAAGGGTAGGTACAAAAGCTATGCTTTGGTTTATCTCCGCTTCTCTGATCTCTCTTTTCATAGGATTAATGCTTGTCAACTGGCTTGAACCGGGACATGTAACAAAACTTCCTATTCAGGATGCTGCTTCTGCAGAAGATCTTTTAAAAAGCAGTAAAGGATTTTCTCTTGAAGATTTTGTAAAACACGTCATTCCTAAAAGTTTATTTGAAGCTTTTGCTACTAATGAGGTACTGCAGATCGTAGTATTTTCTATTATGTTTGGGATAGCTTTAGCCAATTTAGGGGAGGAATATTCTAAACCTGTAGTTAAATTATTTGATATTGTAGCTCATGCCATTCTTAAAATGGTGGGTTATATTATGTGGTTTGCTCCACTTGGCGTTTTAGGTGCTATTGCAGCAGTAGTGGCGACCAATGGTTTCGAGATCTTTAAAGTATATGCAGTCTATCTAAGAGATTTTTTCTTTGCACTGGCTGTGCTGTGGCTTGTTTTATTATTAGCAGGATACCTTATTTTAGGAAACCGTCTTTTTGAATTATTAAAAAGAATTAAAGCTCCTTTATTAATTGCTTTCTCTACAACGAGTTCAGAAGCAGTTTTTCCAAAATTGGTTGAAGAATTAGAAAAATTCGGGTGTAACAGCAGGGTTGTTTCTTTTATTCTTCCTTTAGGATATTCTTTTAATCTCGATGGAAGTATGATGTATATGACATTTGCTTCTATTTTCATTGCACAGATCTATGGAGTAGAAATGACACTCGGACAGCAGATCACAATGCTTTTAGTGCTGATGCTTACTTCAAAAGGGATTGCAGGTGTTCCGAGAGCTTCTCTGGTGATCATTGTAGCAACCTGTTCTATGTTCGGGATTCCGCCCGAAGGAATTGCCCTTATTCTCCCGATCGACCATTTCTGCGATATGGGAAGAAGTATGACCAATGTTTTAGGGAATGCTTTAGCTACTTCTGCGGTTTCTAAATGGGAAGGACAGCTGGAAAATCATCCACAGGAAGTTTAA
- a CDS encoding BON domain-containing protein, whose translation MKKTIAMAALAMAVSFGAVSCKKKVTDADLQTQATTIVTANPGASVEVKDGVAHLSGTFATQADKDAMITKLKAVSGVKEVMDMATVAPETPAAAPVTTTSAVDPAVQKKVQDAVKDFPTVKVEVVNGELTLTGNVSKEQARKIKESVDALKVGKVNYNYTVK comes from the coding sequence ATGAAAAAAACAATCGCAATGGCTGCCTTAGCAATGGCAGTATCTTTTGGAGCTGTTTCTTGTAAAAAGAAAGTAACTGATGCAGATCTTCAAACTCAGGCTACAACAATTGTTACTGCAAATCCCGGTGCTTCTGTGGAAGTAAAAGACGGTGTTGCACACCTTAGCGGAACTTTTGCTACTCAGGCTGACAAAGATGCTATGATTACTAAATTAAAAGCAGTAAGCGGCGTAAAAGAAGTGATGGATATGGCTACAGTTGCTCCTGAAACTCCAGCAGCAGCCCCAGTAACCACTACTTCTGCGGTAGATCCAGCTGTTCAGAAAAAAGTTCAGGATGCTGTTAAAGATTTCCCTACTGTAAAAGTAGAAGTAGTAAACGGAGAGTTAACACTTACAGGAAACGTTTCTAAAGAACAGGCTAGAAAAATCAAAGAATCTGTAGATGCTTTGAAAGTAGGAAAAGTAAATTATAACTACACCGTAAAATAA
- a CDS encoding SH3 domain-containing protein, which produces MSTLQDKYSSVVSAAQSAGISNLQVQEQDGILYISGAASNTAAKDAVWNALGAIDSTYSASDINVDVQVSGLSSGASLTVATEDSNLNIRQEPSTEAAVVGKAAKGSSVTLIEQTSDDWWKVKNSDGQEGYAYSRYLKA; this is translated from the coding sequence ATGAGCACATTACAAGATAAATATTCAAGCGTAGTTTCTGCGGCTCAGTCTGCAGGGATTTCAAATCTTCAAGTTCAGGAGCAGGACGGAATTCTATATATTTCAGGAGCAGCTTCCAATACTGCAGCAAAAGACGCTGTATGGAATGCTTTAGGAGCAATTGATTCTACTTATTCTGCATCAGATATTAATGTTGATGTTCAAGTTTCAGGTCTTTCTTCAGGGGCTTCACTTACTGTAGCTACAGAAGATTCTAACCTTAACATCAGACAAGAACCTTCTACGGAAGCGGCTGTTGTAGGAAAAGCGGCTAAAGGTTCATCTGTAACTTTAATTGAGCAGACTTCTGACGACTGGTGGAAAGTAAAAAATTCTGACGGACAGGAAGGTTATGCTTATTCAAGATATTTGAAAGCTTAA
- a CDS encoding CocE/NonD family hydrolase, whose product MKIHISILFIFFFILGSAQNTTQKDEFVKDNFTKKEVYIPMRDGTKLFTAVYIPKDISDKKKYPFLMQRTCYSIAPYGEHEYKTKVGPNQYLMKDKYIFVYQDVRGRYMSEGTFTNMTPQVEHKTKKDVDESTDTYDTIDWLVKNIKDNNGKVGQFGTSYPGFYTAVGILAHHPALVASSPQAPISDFWNDDFLHNGKFMLGYFRTFPVFGVQKTKAENKAWYADSMIKTTSEDGLKFYRDLGTLKDGYEKYYKDNFFMTEIMNHPNYDDYWQKRSLLPHLKNVNHAVLTVGGWFDAEDLSGPLNIYKTIEKSSPKAKNTIVMGPFSHGGWGQEMGKHFHNDIYFGDSIATYYQKNIETRFFNHYLKGNTKKDSGLPEAVMYDTGAKEWKEFTSYPPTNAQKINFYLADGTLKNTAEQGFSEYYSDPDNPVLSSSNLKDFNGFTPRNYMSEDQRFAEGRPDVLTFTTDILSEDMTFAGEITAKLNIASTSTDADFAVKLIDVYPEDFKPAEKKDGVVYGNYHQMVRSEIMPARFRNSREKAEALTANQKTAVNFKLQDVLHTFKKGHKIQIQISSTWFPLFSVNPQKFLDNPNLASKEDYTKAFIKIYNDSAIEAEILK is encoded by the coding sequence ATGAAAATCCACATTTCAATTTTATTTATTTTCTTTTTTATCCTTGGAAGTGCTCAAAACACAACACAAAAGGACGAATTTGTAAAAGACAATTTTACAAAAAAAGAAGTTTATATTCCAATGCGTGACGGCACTAAGCTTTTCACAGCTGTATATATTCCTAAAGATATTTCTGATAAGAAAAAATATCCATTTTTGATGCAGAGAACCTGCTACAGCATTGCACCTTATGGTGAACATGAGTATAAAACAAAAGTAGGTCCGAACCAGTATCTGATGAAAGATAAATATATTTTTGTATATCAGGACGTACGCGGAAGATATATGAGTGAAGGTACTTTCACGAATATGACGCCTCAGGTAGAACATAAGACCAAAAAAGATGTGGACGAAAGTACGGATACTTATGATACCATCGACTGGCTTGTAAAAAACATTAAGGACAACAATGGCAAAGTAGGACAGTTTGGAACTTCTTATCCAGGTTTTTATACAGCGGTGGGAATTTTAGCCCATCATCCAGCGTTAGTAGCTTCATCACCGCAGGCACCTATTTCAGATTTCTGGAATGATGATTTTCTCCATAACGGAAAATTTATGTTAGGTTATTTCAGAACATTTCCGGTTTTTGGAGTACAGAAAACTAAAGCTGAAAATAAAGCCTGGTACGCAGATTCTATGATAAAAACAACGTCTGAAGACGGATTAAAATTCTACAGAGATCTCGGAACTTTAAAAGACGGTTATGAAAAATATTATAAAGACAACTTCTTTATGACAGAAATAATGAACCATCCTAATTACGATGACTACTGGCAGAAGAGAAGTCTGCTTCCACACCTTAAAAATGTCAATCATGCTGTACTCACTGTGGGCGGCTGGTTCGATGCAGAAGATCTATCAGGTCCTTTAAATATTTATAAAACCATCGAGAAAAGCAGCCCAAAAGCAAAAAATACGATCGTAATGGGACCTTTCTCTCATGGCGGGTGGGGCCAGGAAATGGGGAAACATTTTCATAATGATATTTATTTTGGAGACAGCATTGCTACTTACTATCAGAAAAATATTGAAACCCGATTCTTTAATCATTATCTAAAAGGAAACACCAAAAAGGATTCCGGCCTGCCTGAAGCAGTGATGTACGACACCGGTGCTAAGGAATGGAAAGAGTTCACATCTTATCCTCCAACAAATGCTCAAAAAATCAATTTTTATTTAGCTGACGGCACTTTAAAAAACACAGCAGAACAAGGCTTTTCAGAATATTACAGTGATCCAGACAATCCGGTTTTAAGCTCTTCTAATCTGAAAGATTTCAACGGCTTTACTCCCAGAAATTACATGTCTGAAGATCAGAGATTCGCAGAAGGAAGACCTGACGTTCTTACTTTTACTACAGATATTTTATCAGAAGACATGACGTTTGCAGGAGAAATTACGGCTAAATTAAATATTGCATCTACTTCCACCGATGCGGATTTTGCTGTAAAACTTATTGACGTATATCCTGAAGATTTTAAACCAGCAGAAAAGAAAGACGGCGTAGTATATGGTAATTACCACCAAATGGTAAGAAGCGAAATAATGCCGGCAAGATTCAGAAATTCAAGAGAAAAGGCAGAAGCTCTGACAGCTAACCAGAAAACTGCTGTAAATTTCAAACTACAAGACGTACTGCATACTTTTAAAAAAGGGCATAAAATTCAGATACAGATCAGCAGTACATGGTTTCCGCTATTTTCTGTAAACCCGCAGAAGTTTTTAGACAACCCAAACTTGGCATCTAAAGAAGATTACACAAAAGCTTTCATTAAAATCTATAATGACAGTGCTATAGAAGCCGAAATATTAAAATAA
- a CDS encoding alpha-ketoglutarate-dependent dioxygenase AlkB: MISLFEDISDFPLNILPKDGTVNYYGKVFSEEDRRLYYEYLFNQIPWEHDEAVIFGKLILTKRKVAWFGEKAFEYTYSNRTKYAKPWTPELLALKQRCEEVSGETYNSCLLNLYHDGSEGMAYHSDGEKDLKKHGAIASLTFGAERKFLFKHKLNKEKVEIFLENGSLLVMKGTTQDHWLHRLPPTTKVKTPRVNLTFRTIEE; the protein is encoded by the coding sequence ATGATCAGTTTATTTGAAGATATATCCGATTTTCCATTAAATATCCTTCCCAAAGACGGAACGGTCAATTATTACGGAAAAGTTTTCAGTGAGGAAGACCGCAGGCTTTATTACGAGTATTTATTTAATCAGATTCCTTGGGAACATGATGAAGCTGTCATTTTTGGAAAATTGATTTTAACCAAAAGAAAAGTGGCATGGTTCGGTGAAAAAGCTTTTGAATACACCTATTCCAACAGAACCAAATATGCAAAACCCTGGACTCCTGAATTATTGGCCCTAAAGCAGAGATGTGAAGAGGTTTCAGGAGAAACATATAATTCCTGCCTGCTGAATTTATACCACGACGGAAGTGAAGGAATGGCTTATCACAGCGACGGCGAAAAGGATTTGAAAAAACACGGTGCTATTGCTTCTCTGACCTTTGGAGCAGAGAGAAAATTTTTATTTAAGCATAAATTAAATAAAGAAAAAGTAGAAATCTTTCTGGAAAACGGGAGTCTGCTTGTCATGAAAGGGACCACACAGGATCACTGGCTTCACAGGCTTCCTCCTACTACAAAAGTGAAAACTCCAAGAGTGAATCTTACTTTTAGAACGATTGAAGAATAA
- a CDS encoding bifunctional helix-turn-helix domain-containing protein/methylated-DNA--[protein]-cysteine S-methyltransferase, whose product MSTQSQIDYNRIAKAIAYIQSNFKLQPSLDEVAGKINLSPAHFQKIFTDWAGTSPKKFLQFISIEHAKNLLKEEKVSLFDAAYETGLSSTSRLHDLFVKIEGMSPAEYKNGGKSLTIHYSFSESPFGSVITASTEKGICHMAFEENKETALGNLEYKFPNASFFEKQDEFQKNALSIFDKDWDKLNTIKLHLKGTDFQLKVWESLLSIPMGKLSTYGNLAEKIGNSKASRAVGTAIGSNPVAFLIPCHRVIQTSGNIGGYMWGSERKQLIIGWESSQIYSENSN is encoded by the coding sequence ATGTCCACACAAAGTCAAATAGATTACAATAGAATTGCAAAAGCGATAGCATATATCCAAAGCAATTTTAAACTGCAGCCAAGTCTGGATGAAGTAGCCGGGAAGATTAATTTAAGTCCGGCACACTTTCAGAAGATCTTTACAGACTGGGCAGGAACAAGTCCGAAAAAATTTTTACAGTTCATCAGTATTGAACATGCTAAAAATTTATTGAAAGAAGAAAAAGTGAGCTTATTTGATGCCGCTTATGAAACGGGACTTTCCAGTACAAGCAGACTGCATGATCTGTTTGTGAAAATAGAAGGAATGTCTCCGGCTGAATATAAAAACGGCGGAAAGAGTCTTACCATTCATTATAGTTTTTCAGAAAGTCCTTTTGGAAGTGTAATTACAGCTTCTACAGAAAAAGGAATCTGCCATATGGCTTTTGAAGAAAATAAAGAAACAGCATTAGGGAATTTAGAGTATAAATTTCCTAATGCTTCTTTTTTTGAGAAACAAGATGAATTTCAAAAAAATGCCCTGTCTATTTTCGATAAAGACTGGGATAAACTTAATACAATAAAATTACACCTTAAAGGAACTGATTTTCAGCTTAAGGTCTGGGAGAGTCTTCTTTCTATTCCTATGGGGAAATTATCAACATATGGGAATTTAGCAGAAAAAATAGGGAATTCTAAAGCTTCAAGAGCGGTAGGAACAGCAATAGGGAGTAATCCTGTGGCATTTCTGATTCCCTGCCACCGTGTTATTCAGACTTCTGGAAATATCGGAGGATATATGTGGGGAAGTGAGAGAAAACAGCTGATCATTGGGTGGGAGAGCTCTCAGATATATTCTGAAAATTCAAATTAA
- the speB gene encoding agmatinase, with product MKTYAGIPEENASLETSKVMLVTVPYDGTSTWGKGADKGPELFLDASENMELYDIETNTEPYLQGVYLAGEVAEKSSPEAMTEAVYQKTKELLQNDGKLFTLFGGEHSVSIGSIRAVGEKYENLTVLQLDAHTDLRPEFHGSTSNHACAVFEANQKHNLVQVGIRSMDAEEYQYLPEGRVFFAHEIANNDNWINDVLEKVSGNVYITIDLDAFDPSIAPSTGTPEPGGLQWYPTLELLRGVFEKCNVVAFDIVELMDSPMPKPSAFLAAKLYYKMLAYYNINNN from the coding sequence ATGAAAACATACGCAGGAATTCCTGAAGAAAATGCATCATTAGAAACATCAAAAGTAATGCTGGTAACGGTTCCTTACGATGGCACTTCAACATGGGGAAAAGGAGCTGATAAAGGACCTGAATTATTTTTAGATGCCTCTGAAAATATGGAACTTTATGACATCGAAACGAATACAGAACCTTATCTTCAAGGTGTTTATTTAGCTGGAGAAGTTGCTGAAAAGTCTTCGCCAGAAGCAATGACAGAAGCTGTTTATCAAAAAACGAAAGAATTACTTCAGAATGACGGTAAATTATTTACCCTTTTTGGAGGCGAGCATTCTGTTTCTATCGGTTCTATCCGTGCAGTAGGAGAGAAGTATGAAAACTTAACGGTACTTCAACTGGATGCGCATACAGATCTGCGTCCTGAGTTTCACGGTTCTACATCTAATCACGCTTGTGCGGTTTTTGAAGCTAACCAGAAGCATAACTTAGTTCAGGTGGGAATCCGTTCTATGGATGCTGAAGAATATCAGTATTTACCGGAAGGAAGAGTATTTTTCGCTCATGAGATTGCCAATAACGACAATTGGATAAATGATGTTTTAGAAAAAGTTTCAGGAAACGTATACATCACGATCGATTTAGATGCTTTTGACCCGTCTATCGCACCGTCTACAGGAACTCCGGAACCAGGAGGACTTCAGTGGTATCCTACATTAGAATTGTTAAGAGGTGTTTTTGAAAAATGTAATGTGGTAGCTTTTGATATTGTAGAATTGATGGATTCTCCGATGCCTAAGCCGTCAGCTTTCTTGGCCGCAAAATTATATTATAAAATGCTTGCTTATTATAATATCAATAATAACTAA
- a CDS encoding HAD family phosphatase, whose protein sequence is MPLKAVLFDMDGVIVDTEPLHRKAYFKTFSELGISVSEDLYTSFTGASTKRVCETLIKEFNLNQTYEDIARIKRAHFKDYFYNDEEFDLIPGVKELIQHYYENGMTLILASSATMTTINMVFEKFDLEKYFSGKISGADLKESKPHPEVFLVAAEMAAERVENSMVIEDSTNGILAAHRANIFCAAYRSPHSKNQDYTLADITVSDYSELEIEKISTYFN, encoded by the coding sequence ATGCCATTAAAAGCTGTGCTGTTCGATATGGACGGCGTGATTGTGGATACAGAACCACTGCACAGAAAAGCCTATTTTAAAACATTCAGCGAACTTGGAATTTCGGTCTCAGAAGATCTATATACCTCTTTTACAGGCGCTTCCACAAAAAGAGTATGTGAAACTTTGATTAAGGAGTTTAATTTAAATCAGACTTACGAAGATATTGCCCGTATTAAAAGAGCCCATTTTAAAGATTATTTTTATAATGATGAAGAATTTGATTTAATTCCGGGAGTAAAAGAATTAATTCAGCATTATTATGAAAATGGAATGACATTAATTCTGGCATCTTCTGCAACCATGACAACCATTAATATGGTATTTGAGAAATTTGATCTGGAAAAATATTTCAGCGGAAAGATAAGCGGTGCAGATCTAAAAGAGTCAAAACCTCATCCTGAAGTTTTTCTTGTGGCGGCAGAAATGGCAGCTGAACGTGTTGAAAATTCTATGGTCATTGAAGATTCTACAAACGGAATTCTGGCAGCACACCGGGCAAATATCTTTTGTGCGGCTTATAGAAGTCCGCATTCTAAAAATCAGGATTATACATTGGCTGATATTACAGTTTCAGATTATTCCGAACTTGAGATAGAAAAAATATCAACTTATTTCAATTAA